Below is a genomic region from Methanobacterium sp..
CTGTAAATACCCTTACACCTGCACTGCAAGCTCCCACACAAGCGCTAATAGCACTATGTTCTGATTCTACACGTATATATTCTGTTTTTAATTTTCCATCAGCCACAAATTTTGCCAAATATTCTGATATTGATGTTTGTGGAGTAATGGGGTAAACAGGAACTACATTTGGTTTAGCTAGGTTAACTGCTTCGGCTATTGATTGATTTGCAGAAATAACTTTAAGTACCATTGAAATCTCCCCTATTCTCGCTCCATTTTAATTGCTTTTACAGGACATTCTTCAGCACATATCCCGCATCCTTTA
It encodes:
- the porA gene encoding pyruvate ferredoxin oxidoreductase, whose translation is MVLKVISANQSIAEAVNLAKPNVVPVYPITPQTSISEYLAKFVADGKLKTEYIRVESEHSAISACVGACSAGVRVFTATSSQGLALMHEILFAAAGMRNPIVMANANRALSAPLSIWNDH